GTGACCTTTTAATGCCTGAGGCCGAACTCTTAGGACacgatgcctgaggcagagtTGATAATAGGGCTCCGGCGGAGTTCCCATAACAGGTAGGAAGAGCTgatttaagattttttatactGTATGAAACTTACTTACTAGGTATACAGGAAGCTattctctttttttaaaaaaaaaaaaaactttgTAATAAATAGCTATAGAAAATcgtatatattaattactatatcCTATAAATTACTAGAcagtttataattattattagtataagAGAATCTAGTACCTATAGGCTGGTTTATAAAGAGTAGAGATAAGCTCTATAACTAGTACTAGggattataatatattttatttctaaatttattaatttaacaGGGcctagacatgcacaacccgccccgaaatcctgaacccgatccgGCCCGAACCCGAACGGGTAGAACCTGCGGAACCTGAAATAACATTATATAGCTTGCAAAAGACTTTTTCTAGAgcttttatatagatttatataatttaatactttaatattctatattttttaattagaacttaaaatatttaaagttgTGAGATTTATTAAGgttttaaaaaatatcttggTAACCTGATTCAAAACATATATTTCAACATAGAGCCCCGGGTAACCACTAATCACTTTTCTAGACTaaaaattttagtatttctaaaaattatacatactaatattaagatagtctaaaaaatagtagatatacctataaatataacagtaaaaatatataattatataataaaaggGATTTGAATAACTAACTGACTTAATTTAAGTAGTACAAAGAAGCGAACAGATGACCTGGACGCTAGGGGCCTGACTCATCCAGCTCGCCATCGAACCCCTGCAGTGCTAATATAACCAATAATATAACGAATAATACCCTGGAAGGCTGTGATACAAGACAAAGAATACTAACTAGTCTTGGCTACTTTTTGTCCCATTGGCTGCATGAGTCGCAATGGCCCTGCACCGGTCAGCAGCTGTCGGATCTTAACGACGGTGAATACTAAATGACTACCTGCCACTGATCTGTCTGCTTCGACCATGGGTGAGTCCAGAGGTTGACGGTTCCGGCACAGAATGCAGGGAAATACTCGTCAAACATCATCCGGTACCAGTAGCTAGACTGGAAGTCAGTCGGTAGACAATACTAAAGGGCAGGGCATCCTTGATATCCAGGCGAAGCAGGTACATTGGGTGTTGCTTACAGCCCCCTCTCAGCTAAAATACTGTATAACCAAACTAGTCACCGGGTCAGTTTGAACTCTCCATTGACCAGCAGGAAAGTGCCAGGAGTGGATTCAATATTACCAGCCATGGCAGCCTGGGCGGCCCGAGAGGTGCTCATTTGCAAGTATTCAAATTAACGCCTTGAGACTTAGTATCTGAAAGACACTGAGAGCATTTCATAGCCATGTCGTTTGACTCCATTTTGTAGAAGCACATTCCAGTACAACCCTCCAAAATATTGTTCACGTCTCTCAATAAGTAAGAGACATTCAATCGGAAAGGGCAATGTGCCTGTGCAGTACAGCGATGGAGTTCAGTCTCATGACCGCATTTCGAGCGAAGAGTAGCCTGAAACTCCTGCATGCTCATGCTGTTTAATAGCTCTTCCGCTGGCTCTGATATATTCTTTTGGAAGCAATTTTGCCGCAAGGCTCGTCGACATTGACCATGAGTTGTTAGCAGCTCAAAAAAAGACTGATCCCGGTCTAACGCCTGAATTCCAGTTTTCAGCCGATCTCTTATTTCCGATTTAATCATATCCATCCTTGTGAGGATTCGATCTATGTCGCTGTCAGGTTACTCCAGAATCTTCAAGCCGATTAAATCAAGCCATAGCACTGTAAGGCTTACCTCGAATACGGTCAAGTACCAGACGCCAACAGTCCATTTGAACATCTCGGGGACCTAGTCTCATCATGCAAAGCCTGGTAGCCGTTTCAAATGCATCGTGATCCCCCTTCCAGAACGCTGCCATAGTCGCATATCCAAGGCGCCGAATAGCTTGTGGTCCTTGCATAACTATTTCCTGTTGGTAATATACCGAAAAATAGGGCAAGACATCCTTTTTCTGTCCATAGGAATCAATAAGATTCTCGAGTTTATCAAACGTACTTCTAACCAGGCGAGAAGGGAGGGTCGAGCCAGGGGCCCCATCCTCTAGGATGCGTACAAAAACCATCATCGGAACAGGATCCCAGAGGTCGATGATAGCTGTCTGTATACCCAGGTATACCTGACCGATATCAGGTAATAGTGAAATATTTGAAACAATGCACCAAACCCTCCGAGCTACTAGGAAAGTCCACTCATGTCCGTCATTGACGCGCCGTACGACAATTGTATAGATCAGATGTTCTGTGAGATCGGAGTTCCGAGTGTTCCATGGGCTATGAAGGTGCTCGACAGGAGAAGGATCTTCATTTCGGGCTCGTTGAGTTTGAGAGTCCTGTACGTAAGGTTCAACTCCCCGGAACTCTTCTATACTGTATGTTTGGGTGTTACCCACAGGAAGAGTAACGTCTGCCATCGTTCTGAAAGACTCGCCACAGCCTATCTTTGAAAACAGCAAGATATCAGATGTTAGAAAGGCGAGGGGAGGCTAAGCACTTTTAGAATTTTTAATAGCCTTTTGGACGTTGGGCACGTATAATAATAGGGTATTATCAACTTTGAATactgataataataaggCTCTTATGAACACAAGACAAACCTCCGATGCTTAAGGTTACTGTGCATCCATACCGGTTTCAGACGGCTTAAGCTGGCTGTAGACAAATCTTATCATGCGTAAGCTATCAGAACATGCGGGAATGTCGGAATAGGCTCAGCATAGCATGCCAGTTTTCGATTTCTCTCTTAACAGGCAGTAAGTAGCCCATGGtcttaaatttttattaacCAAGAAGTGCATGATTATCTGGATGTTGATCACAGCTATCTTAGGTAGAATTATCCGACAGCTTCCCAAGTGAAACTCAAATTCGAAAAGTTGTCACTTGTTCCAGATGGGTGCAGATGGGTATAGATGGCAAGAGTTTCGGGAGCCAACCCAGCACAGACAACGTCAAGGCAATTAAATCATAATCAAAAGCGGAGACGAAGACACGGCAAAAGATGGGGATTAGCGGAAACTGTACTGAGAGACCCACCGAATTATCACCCTTCGCGATAGTTCTATCATTGAGTGGCTATGATATATTAAAGGCCCTCTCTCCCAAGCCCAACTGGTGTCCACGAACAAGCTACAGAGTTTATACGATTGAGTTGCTTCTGAAAGATTTACCCAAGATGACAGCCACTGCCGGAATTCCCTTCTCTCATATCTCGGCGAAACCACTACACCCGACTTTTGGTGCTGAAATTAATGGTGTGGATTTCTCGTCCCCTATAAGTGAGCAAGTGTTCGCAGAGATATACCAAGCTATAACAAAGGTACGTGTCAGCTCTCAGCATACTTGTCTTTCGGTCACAACTGGTGAGCAGCAGCTAAGGACCTATAACAAACAGTACGGGGTCCTTGTCTTCCGCAACACAGGGCTCACAGACGAGGGTCATATTGCTTTCTCTCGGAAGTTCGGTGAACTGGACGACGTGACGCCATACATAAGTGCTGGCCGGAAACACCGGCTTAAATACCCTGAGCTTTTCGACGTGAGCAATGTCGAGGCCGATGGGTCAATCCTGGACCCTGCAAGTCCACGCGGCCAAGCGAATAAGGTATTTCCGCGTGCACGAGTCTGTCCCTTGATCTATTATGCTAACAGAATCGGGATTAAGGGAAACGATCTCTTCCATGTGGACTCAAGCTTCAACCCACGTCGCGCTGGGTATTCGTTGCTGCTGGCGCACGAGCTGCCACCGAATGGCATGGGTGGCCATACTGCATTTGCAGACACAAGGTCAGCATTCAATGACCTCTCGTTAGAGCTGAAGCAGAGGTTATTGGATAATGACTACGTGGCTTGCCACTCCATGCACCACTCTCGCAAGTTGGCCGCCCCTGAAGCCTTTGCTGGCGTCAACCCGCTAGACTATCCCATGGGTCGGCATAAACTGGTGCAGCGCCATGAAGCCTCCGGGCGCATGAACTTATATGTTGCAGCCCATGTACACCATATTGAGGGTATCTCACCGGAGGAGTCGCGAGCATTATTTACTCAGCTTTTTGAACATGCCACTCGCGACAGCAATACCGTGGAGATCGAATGGCAGGCACCAGGCGATCTAGTCGTTTGGGATAATACCTGCACTATGCACCGCGCTGTTGGAGGGCCCTTTCTTCGCAGCTACAAGAGAGACATGAGGCGGACAACCGTCCATGATTCCAGCCCGACAGCCTGGGGGCTAAATGAACACACCAGTGTTCGGCAAGGTTTGCCTTGAATAAAGCAATGTCTGCGCTGTGTGTAATAGTATTTTCTGGTGAGAATGACAATCTATACTCAGACATATCAGGCTTCCTTCGTTCTACACACACTCGTTACTAGAATAACTTCGTAAGTCAGACTGAAGTCGAGAATCAGATTTGTTCTTCATCCCCCCCGGAATGCTCGATTTCTGCCGACGACGTATGTGGTGCACGCAATAGGATTTTGAACTCATAATCAGTAGATAATCAATAGAGGGTAGAAATATCTTTGAGATAGCTGGATatccaccagccttgcaaggtcttttggtgaAGTTGTCCAGCGCCTcatcaaaatatatatcaaaGTATTGGACCCATATCTCCGTTCATGAGAAGATGCCGAGGATGGATCTCGAAGAGCAGTAATGGGCTGTCTATGGCCATAAACCTTCGTCATTTAGTTGTTATTCAGGTTATTTAGACACTATATTATCTAAGTACATGATTGCAGGTCTATGACGACGCGGCCTTGCAGCCTGCCTCCCTGCATTCCTTCGAAGACCTCGTTGATATTATCCATCTTTTCGACACGAACCGGGGTAGTGACCACTCGCTTCGCCATCACCAGCGTCTCCATTGCCTCCCTACGGTTACCCACATTGCTTCCCACAATGGCCAACTGCTTGCCGACCATCAGGTGAGGATAAGAATTCGCAATTGGCTTCGCCTCGCCCGGGACCCCAACACAAACCAGGGTGCCGTTGAATTTCAAATAGGAGAGAGCATCGGAATACGCAGCATTACTGGCGCTGCATATTATGGCAGCGGCAGCTCCGGTGCCTCCAGTGATGGCTAGCACTTCATCTATGACACCTTTGCTTCCGTCACCCGAAGGATAACTGGCGATATCAATAAAGGCTTCAGCACCACATTCCCTGATAAAAGACTCCTTGGGTCCCACATCCAGGCCGATTATCCTGAATCCCATACCTCTACCTCCAAGCTGCACCCCTAGATGGCCCAGCCCACCGCCGGCTCCAGCAATGACCACCCAGTCCCCAGGCTGAGCTCTGCTCTTTTTCAGCGCCGAGTAAACAGTAACCCCTCCACAAAGAAGTGGTGCAGCAACCTCACTTGCCAGCCCGTTTGGAATTGGAGTCACATATCGAGCGGGAGCCAGAACGTATTCCTGAAATGTGCCGGGGCACGTATAGCCCGAGACCTGCGAGTTCACACAAATTCCATCGGCACCAGCCAGGCACGGCATGCAGTTACCGCAAGCAGACGCGATCCACTTGATGCCCACACGGTCACCGGCTTTGACGCCTGCATCTTCGCATGATGGGCCGAGGTGGGCTACAACGCCCACGCCCTCGTGGCCACCGACCTGCCCGCTTTTAACAGGCTCTGGAAGCCAACTCCACTAATAGCGCGATAAGTGTCAGGGAAAACAAAGGGGCTGGCGCCGGTTTCTCTGCAGTAGGCCATTGGGGCGCTCACCTTGTTTGTCATAAGGCTGAGGTCGGAGTGGCATATTCCAGAATGAGTACTGAGACGGATGGTGGTCTTAGTGTGAGAACATCcaacagcagcgagagcaaCCTACATCTTAACCAGAATTTGCCCGGggcctggcgctggcgtAGCTAACTCCACGATACGAGTGGAAATGTCGCCCGGCTTGTCGTACACAACTGCTTTGTGCGTTTTTGGGATCTCCATGGTAAGATGATTTGATCTGGTAACGGAGTCTGCGAGGCACTGAGTGGTGGCGAGAGAAGTGTTGGTAGAAGCAGTAGGGGTTGCAGGTGCATTTCCTGGGCCGATATTCTTCTTATAGACTCGATGCAGGAACAATGGTACTTGATATTCTGACAATTCCTGAATACTTGCCTGGTGACGGTTCCATCTACAGCCGTCGACACACGACTATAGCCATTGTACCATCTGCAACCGGGTTCCATCGGCTATAGATGCGCGAACATGACCGCCATGGCCGACATTTCTGATATGAATAGATCGCGATCCGGATAGTttactctttttttttttctttatctcCATATCGCAGTCCATCCAACGATTGCAACCACAACGCAGCCCTTCGAGAATTCCATCGCGGTCTTACAAAATGGCAACATCCCGTTTGAACTTTTCCACTTTCTATAATATCATCAATGGCGAGCACTGCGGCTCTGATAAGACAATCTTCGGTGTTGATCCTTCTACAGAGTGCAGGCTATGGGGTGTTCCGGTGGCGACGGCGCATGATGTAGAGGATGCTGTGAAGTCTGCCAACAACGCTTTCGAAGCCTGGTCCACGACACCTTTCGAGCAGCGAGTGACCAAGCTAGCTCAATGGAGAGAGCTCTATGAAAAACATGTCGAGGACTTCACTAAGCTGCTCATGGTGGAGTGTGGGAAGCCGCGCTCTGTAGCGGCCGGCGAAGCCAACGAGGTACTCGCCCTATTCGACCACAACCAGAAGCTTCGTATCCCGGAGGAACGCATTGAAGACGACACGCGCATTGCCATTACGCGGCATGTGCCAGTCGGTGTTGTCGCTGCTGTATGCCCGTGGAACTTTCCCCTGGTGTTGTCCGTGGGGAAGATCCTGCCCGCGCTGTTGACGGGGTGCTCGATCATCGTTAAACCATCCCCGTTCACCCCCTACTCGGCGCTGAAAATGGTTGAACTGGCGCAGCAGGTATTCCCTCCTGGTGTCGTCCAGGCCATTGGTGGCGATGACTCTATCGGCCCGGCACTCGTCGCTCACCCCAATGTCAACAAGATCAGCTTCACCGGCTCCAGTACTACAGGGAAGAGAATCATGGCCTCAGCGGCTGCAACACTCAAGAGAGTGACTTTGGAGCTGTATGTATACCGCTTGCAAGGCTAGTTAGCCAATTTCTGATACTGGAATAACACAATCTATAGGGGCGGTAATGATCCAGCGATCATTTACCCTGACGTGGACGTTGAGAAGACTGCCCAGGAAGTGGTTCAGGGCTGTTTTGTATTCTCAGGCCAGGTGTGCGTTGCAACTAAGAGAGTCTACGTGCATGAATCCATTTACGGACCGTTCCTACAGGCCATGGTGAACGCGGCTTCCCGGATCAAAGTGGGCAAGGCGGACGATCCGAGCACCACGATGGGCCCGATGCAGAACAAGATGCAGTATGACAAAGTCCAAGAGCTGGTGGCCGACAGCAAAGCCCAGGGCTACAAGTTTGCCCTCTCGCCGCGTCCCAGTACCACCGGCGCAGGCTACTACCTCTCCCCAAGCATTGTCGACAACCCGCCTGCAACTGCCCGCATTGTGGTTGAAGAGCAGTTTGGTTCGTGAAGCACCCTAAGTGGTGGTACAGTGCGTGCTAACGTTATCTCATGCAGGCCCGATTGTGCCGGTCCTTAAATGgtcggatgaagaagaagtcaTTGCTCGCGCCAACGGAACCCCGTCAGGCCTGGGAGCGTCCGTGTGGACTGCCGATCCTTCTCGCGCCGAGCGGGTGGGCAGGAAGATGCAGGCTGGCAGCGTCTTCCTGAACTCGTGGGCCAAGACGACGCCACGGGCGATGCTATCAGGGCACAAGGAGAGCGGGATTGGGGGTGAGTGGGGGTCCACGGGGATGCTTGAATACTGCAACGCACAGGTCGTGCATATCTTTAAATGATTGGCTGCTCTAAGTTGGATTCCGTCTTTTGCCGTGTCGTTCCTCTATGCCTTTTGTAGTTTAGTCCCTGTAGTAACTGGGGTATTTCCACGGTCGGACCCAGATGCGGAGACTGCTAACGCGGGGTGTGGCGACCTATTCGCAGAATAAATCTGTTCCAAGCGCACCGCACTTCAAACACTGTTAATCCCTGTTTACAATGACCCGTAGTCGAAATGTCCGCCTTTACCGCGCGTGCCAACGGTGTCGCCAGCGGAAGCTCAAGTGTGATCCGTGGGTTGCGTGGTGCCACTCTCTCTGTTCCCTACTAAGCAAGTATTAGAACGACGTCGCCGGACGGGGCAAGGTCCTCGTGCCGGCAGTGCTGTCGAGCTGGCAATGAATGCATTCTCGCTGGATCCCGTCGGGGAGGCGATTTCTCAATGTTTCGACGGCCGCGACATGGCAGCTCTACGCCAGTTGGCAGCGTCGACACAACACACGCGCCGACAGCGCAGGCTGGGTATCACGAGAAAGCAGCAGAGAATCCCATCTATGCCGAGTTGACGAACCCCGGTGATGCGCTTCAAATCCTTGCTCGACTGGCAGCAAACGACCATCGTCAGAATCCGAATGCTCCGGCCTTCGCGGACAGGGTCTCCGCCGCAAGGCGAGAATATTCAGAAACTTCACTGCCGGCTAACGGTATGACGGATCTCATGCAGCCGCCTGTCCCTCAATCAACTGTATCTGCGATGGAATTGCTGGTCATCAGTGTGTTGGGTACGGATCTGGTGGATCAGCTGCTGCATCGGTATGAAGCACCCCTGATAAGTACCGCAATGACTTCTGACTGTCTAGCTACGCGATGAACTACCACACCTTCTGTCCTCTTGTCCCCAAACGTCTCCTCAGTGCCACCGATATGCGGAGGTTAGCCGTTGATGAGCCGTTCCTCCTGGTAGTGGTTCTGACGATCGCATCAAAAGATGAGGCTGTATACCTGGACACCCATCGACATTGCTGTCAGTACCTGAAGCAGCATTTACTGGATATTCTAATAGCTGCCCCATCTACATTGAACGTCGGCTCGGTCGAGGGCCTCCTATTGCTTGCCGAGTGGGTTCCTCACTTACAGATGGACACCTCATCGTGCTATCCCGAGCCATTCCAGAGGAACGTAAGTGCGGTCGAAGATAACATGGCCTGGTCACTGATCGGCCAAGCCGTGAGACACTCTTATCTCCTCCGTCTGGACAAGGCTTCATTTCGGGAGGCATCAACTGGAGAGCCGCAGGAACTGGAGAATCGAAAGCGCCTGGCTTGGATATGTATGTTCCGTGAGCCCTGTAGATGTGTTTGGCAGCGAACTGACTGACGTGTTAGTTGTATATATTGCCGATCGCCAGATCTCGGTCCGGATGGGACAGTCCTTCTGGTCCAGAGGGCCCTCCCTCTCGACTCACTTTACGGCCAAGGACTTTCCGAGTCTGTGCCTGAGTGCAGACGCGGAACATAACTACGCATCGGTCCTGCAGGCCAGCATAGAGCTCACTCAGCTTCTTCATAATGTGCATGATATCCTGTACTCGTCTAAAGAGCGACAACTGCAGATGGTCCGGCGAGGGGACTACAACCGCTATCTAGATGACTTTCGATGCTCCCTGTCGGCATGGCAAGGCCGGTGGGGTGATCTAAAAGCGTCTCCCAAACTGAGTTCCACATTGTGCATTGTGAAGGAATACATTCGCTTGTATGTCAATGCCTTTGCCTTTCAGTCGATTCTTTCAAGGGCAGTCCGCGAGAACCACACTATCTCCGGTGGGACTATGTCAGAAGCAGCAACCACCACACTGGACCCGAAGCGTCCTCTCTCTGTGTTTCCACAAGGCATTACCTCGACTCCAGAGGGCGCATACGTCCTTGAAGCGTTGGATGCGTCCCGGGAGATTCTAATTGTCACTAGCCAAGCCAATCCTGAATCGCATCTTCGTTACATGCCGTTCCGCTTCTATGTGTATGTATATTTATTCAACAGGGGTCGAACTGCTCAACTGATCCTGGTATAGATATACTGTATACTCCGCTGTGTTCCTATACAAAGCGCAGGTATTTGGGGCTCTAGGACACGCCGAAAAGATCGAGGTAGCTTCGATCGTGGAGGAATATATCCGGGTCCTTGAACGGGCCGCGACCAACGATTATCACGTCGCTAGCCGGCTCGCAAGCCTGCTTAAACGGATGTGGATGTCTGATACCGGCAAGAAATATTCGTCGCCGATGAGAATGGCATCTCCCGCGGTAGACCATTCGGGTATGAATATCTTACCAGGCCACTGCGAAGCTCTCCAGAACATCAACATGTTCGATCGCCAAAGTCATCCAGATGCTGACTTTGGAACGGGAGTTCCAGGCACTGCAAACATGGCAACCCCGGAATTCAATTTATTTTGTCCAGAGTTCTCGAGTTTAGAGTCCGAGCTGGTTGGGCTTGGTATGGGTGCTGTAGACTTTCCAATATAACCAGAAATATATGTATTCTATTGTATGGCTATATAGATGATTTCGAACTCTGGCAAACGCGAGGCTGAGTCCTCATCTCATGGTGGGCACAAATGAACATCCCAACTTATGATTATCGCAATACAATACGATGGGCTAGGTGGTTTACAAGATGGCTCGTTTGGTTTAGGATCCTTCGGCCAGAAAGGGCAAAATGACGGAGGTGCTGGCGTGGTGTGGATAGCGGCTATAGATGTATCCTTGGTATAGCCGGCAAGCACGGCCAGTAGAAAAAGGAGTAACGTCAAAGATTCCAGGGCCACGGGGGTTTCCAGCGAATTGGTCAGCCCCCCAGCATTAGCAGTTGCGTGTGCCAGACAAAGTGGCGCCTCCCCTTTCCTGGCGGCTTTAGATGGACGGAGCTGGGGATGCGGGGAAGCTCAAACTAGAGTCCGGGGTCAAAATGTGGAGATGAATAAAGCAGCAGGATCTATCAGCCGGAAACGGCCGAAGATGGTACGAGATGGCTAGAGATGGGGAGTGGATGGggcggatggagatggccgcCATGAAGGGAGCAACTCTTTATGGAAACCCCTATATTAATCGTCCTCGGACATATGACGGCGAATTTCTCTTTCCATTTCAATTACTTTGTATTGCATCTGCAACTGCAATGATGATAACCAACATCTATGCCATCACAGCTATCGCTGTGATCGGAGGATCGCTATTTGGCTTTGATCTGTCTTCGATGTCTGCCATGTGAGTTGGACTTCGGGGAAGACTCACGCGTACTCTAATCAATAAAGCCTCCCTACACACCAGTATAGATGCTACTTCAATCAGGGTCCTAACGGGCCTTTACTCAACGGTGCAGCCCACTGTTCAGGCCCAGATCCTACAGTGCAAGGTGGCATCACGGCCTCCATGTCTGGAGGCTCTTTCGTCGGAGCATTGATCTCAGGGTTCGTGACTGATATCCTAGGACGGAAATATGCCATCCAAATGGGGTCTATTATATGGTCAGTTCCTACATGACGTGGGCACCTTCAACACGGCTGACATTATACATAATCAGGATTGTCGGAAGTATCCTGTGTTGCGCCTCCCAGAACATTGCTATGTTGATAGTCGGTCGATTCCTCAATGGGATGTGTGTGGGAATATGTTCTGCACAAGTCCCTGTCTATGTTGGAGAGCTCGCACCTCCACATCTAAGGGGCCTGGTGATGGGTGCTCAGCAGTGGGCCATCACATGGGGTGTTTTGATTATGTTTTACATTTCCTATGGCTCTTCCTTCCTTGCTGGGACTATAGCATTCAGGCTGCCTTGGGGCCTTCAAATGATTCCCGCAGTggtcctcttcttcgggcTATTCTTCACCCCCGAGTCTCCGCGCTGGCTGGCAAAGCAAGATCGCTGGGATGAGTGCATTTATATTATCTCATCGATTCATGCTAACAATAacctggaggaggagtttaTTCAGATGGAGATTCAACAGCTCAAAGACGCCTGTGAATTGGAGCGTACCAAGACTGACAACACTTACTTGCATCTTTTTCAGCCGCATATGATTTGGCGCACGCACATTGTTGTCTTTGTCCAAGTATGGTGCCAGCTTACTGGAATAAACGCCATTCTATACTGTAAGCTCCATAATGCCCATTCCCTCTGTCTTTAACCCCTCACTAAAACAACATGAAAACCCAAAGATATCACTTATATCTTCGGAATGGCAGGATTAAGTGGCAGTTCCAACTTGGTGGCTTCATCCATCAGTTCTGTGATCAACGTGGTTATGACGATACCAGCGCTTATATTTTTGGATCGAATCGGCCGTCGACCATTCCTGATAGCTGGCAGTATCTCTCTGACCATCTGGTGGACCATATGTACGGGCCTAATGGGGGGGTATGGCAACCCGGCTCCCCCCGGAGGGCTGGATCATATCCGCGAACAGAGCTGGGTAATCACAGGTGCACCCGCGAAAGTTGTCATTGCTTGTTCATACCTTATTGTGGCATCTTTCGCCCCAACCTGGGGCCCTATAGAGTGGGTGTATCCGTCGGAACTCTTCCCCCTGCGTCTCCGAGGCAAGGCGGCTGCCTTGTCTACGGCCAGCAATTGGGCTGTCAATTTCGCTCTCAGCTACTTTGTCCCGGTTGCTTTTGTTAACATCACCTGGAAGACCTATCTTATATTTGCTGTCTTTTGCTTTGCTATGACACTTcatgttttctttgttttccctGAGACTTCGGGGAGGACGCtagaagaagtggaagatGCGTTTAAAGGCATTAAGGTAGCATGGAGGATGGGTATTACTGAAGTCAAGGATGCAGAGAGAGCACTTGATAGTAGGTCAAACCAGGAAAAACTGGATTCTGGCCAGACTGTACATATTGAGTGAAGGTGGTTTATCATATCCACCAACCGCAACATGAGAGTACCTCAGCTCCATATATTAAGGATTCAAAGATAATAGGACCTAATATTAAATTGATAcagactatatatatctaattatcCCTCCGTTCCGTAGATGTCCTGTTGGCACAAATGTCTGATAGCAAGGGGTTCTTATGTACGTCAATAATCTAGTCCTACCAA
This sequence is a window from Aspergillus puulaauensis MK2 DNA, chromosome 6, nearly complete sequence. Protein-coding genes within it:
- a CDS encoding Zn(II)2Cys6 transcription factor (COG:K;~EggNog:ENOG410PHDW;~InterPro:IPR001138,IPR007219,IPR036864;~antiSMASH:Cluster_6.7;~go_function: GO:0000981 - DNA-binding transcription factor activity, RNA polymerase II-specific [Evidence IEA];~go_function: GO:0003677 - DNA binding [Evidence IEA];~go_function: GO:0008270 - zinc ion binding [Evidence IEA];~go_process: GO:0006351 - transcription, DNA-templated [Evidence IEA];~go_process: GO:0006355 - regulation of transcription, DNA-templated [Evidence IEA]), producing MTRSRNVRLYRACQRCRQRKLKCDPTTSPDGARSSCRQCCRAGNECILAGSRRGGDFSMFRRPRHGSSTPVGSVDTTHAPTAQAGYHEKAAENPIYAELTNPGDALQILARLAANDHRQNPNAPAFADRVSAARREYSETSLPANGMTDLMQPPVPQSTVSAMELLVISVLGTDLVDQLLHRYAMNYHTFCPLVPKRLLSATDMRRLAVDEPFLLVVVLTIASKDEAVYLDTHRHCCQYLKQHLLDILIAAPSTLNVGSVEGLLLLAEWVPHLQMDTSSCYPEPFQRNVSAVEDNMAWSLIGQAVRHSYLLRLDKASFREASTGEPQELENRKRLAWIFVYIADRQISVRMGQSFWSRGPSLSTHFTAKDFPSLCLSADAEHNYASVLQASIELTQLLHNVHDILYSSKERQLQMVRRGDYNRYLDDFRCSLSAWQGRWGDLKASPKLSSTLCIVKEYIRLYVNAFAFQSILSRAVRENHTISGGTMSEAATTTLDPKRPLSVFPQGITSTPEGAYVLEALDASREILIVTSQANPESHLRYMPFRFYVYTVYSAVFLYKAQVFGALGHAEKIEVASIVEEYIRVLERAATNDYHVASRLASLLKRMWMSDTGKKYSSPMRMASPAVDHSGMNILPGHCEALQNINMFDRQSHPDADFGTGVPGTANMATPEFNLFCPEFSSLESELVGLGMGAVDFPI
- a CDS encoding sugar porter family MFS transporter (COG:G;~EggNog:ENOG410PJ41;~InterPro:IPR005829,IPR005828,IPR003663,IPR036259, IPR020846;~PFAM:PF00083,PF07690;~TransMembrane:11 (o6-24i98-116o122-139i159-180o186-203i273-297o309-329i336-356o376-401i421-440o452-470i);~antiSMASH:Cluster_6.7;~go_component: GO:0016020 - membrane [Evidence IEA];~go_component: GO:0016021 - integral component of membrane [Evidence IEA];~go_function: GO:0022857 - transmembrane transporter activity [Evidence IEA];~go_process: GO:0055085 - transmembrane transport [Evidence IEA]), which gives rise to MMITNIYAITAIAVIGGSLFGFDLSSMSAILPTHQYRCYFNQGPNGPLLNGAAHCSGPDPTVQGGITASMSGGSFVGALISGFVTDILGRKYAIQMGSIIWIVGSILCCASQNIAMLIVGRFLNGMCVGICSAQVPVYVGELAPPHLRGLVMGAQQWAITWGVLIMFYISYGSSFLAGTIAFRLPWGLQMIPAVVLFFGLFFTPESPRWLAKQDRWDECIYIISSIHANNNLEEEFIQMEIQQLKDACELERTKTDNTYLHLFQPHMIWRTHIVVFVQVWCQLTGINAILYYITYIFGMAGLSGSSNLVASSISSVINVVMTIPALIFLDRIGRRPFLIAGSISLTIWWTICTGLMGGYGNPAPPGGLDHIREQSWVITGAPAKVVIACSYLIVASFAPTWGPIEWVYPSELFPLRLRGKAAALSTASNWAVNFALSYFVPVAFVNITWKTYLIFAVFCFAMTLHVFFVFPETSGRTLEEVEDAFKGIKVAWRMGITEVKDAERALDSRSNQEKLDSGQTVHIE